From the Lathyrus oleraceus cultivar Zhongwan6 chromosome 4, CAAS_Psat_ZW6_1.0, whole genome shotgun sequence genome, one window contains:
- the LOC127138282 gene encoding sister chromatid cohesion protein PDS5 homolog A isoform X4, with protein MAEKGYLQLKELGSKLDTVPSSKDALIKLLKQATTCLAELDQSPLTTTRDSMNPFFNAIVKPALLNHQDKDVRLLVATCISEITRITAPEAPYNDEILKDTFRLTVSTFSGLSDTSGLSFGRRVVILETLAKYRSCVVMLDLECDDLVYEIFSTFVAVARDDHPESVLSSMQTIMVVLLEESEDVREDLLSILLSTLGRGNKDVTMAARRLAMNVIQQCMGRLEPSIKQLLLSLMSGDSKLVNNQIEYHGIIYDLYCCAPQILFGVLPYVTGELLTNQLETRLKAMNLVGDMISIPGTSIPEAFQPIFSEFLKRLSDRVVEVRMSALEHVKNCLLLNPFRAEASQILSALCERLMDFDENVRKRVVAVICDVACHALNAIPLETMKFVAERLRDKSLLVKKYTMERLAEVYRVYCEKSCDIANLNEYYWIPGKIIRCFYDKDFRSDIIESILCGSLFPVEFSISDIVKHWVGIFSGFDKVEVKALEKILEQKQRLQQEMQKYLSLRQMHQERDVPEVQKKIIFCFRVMSHLFADPIKAEESFQILDQLKDANIWKILANLVDPNTSLHQARSYRDGMLAILGVKHRLYEFLNTFSMKCSYVLFNKEHVKEIFVEIVAQKSAENAQRTQSCMNLLVIIARFCPLLLNGSEGELMNLLKDNNDTIKVGALNALAKAGATIRKQLSAKSSSVDLMLETLCLEGSRRQAKYAVHALAAITKDDGLKSLSVLYKKLVNMLEEKTHLPAVLQSLGCIAQTAMPVFETRENEIKEFIINKLLKSDGKDHTRTSWGDKSDLCMLKIYGIKTLVKSYLPFNDAHVRLDIESLLDILRKMLSYGEISKDLQSSPVDKAHLRLASAKAVIRLSRVWDQKIPVDIFYLTLRVSEISFPQAKKVFLNKVHQYVKDRLLDAKYACAFLYNIFGSKPHEFAEAKQNLADIIQMLYQAKARQIPVQSDSSSLTIYPEYILPYLVHTLAHNSCPSVEECKDVGAYDNIYRQLYLILSILLQRDEGARSEVTTNKEKEIISTITSIFKSIKLSEDTVDTSKTKISHTICDLGLAITKRLVLKDVDLQELSHLMSLPPMLYKAFEKKEGGDTMVSEVKSWVVDDTALAHFESLELEMVQSQSAEDEASKDNEENKIPLGVMLKQIKSQRINGKKVKKIKSVPAETEKVENDFSILNTARQTNLDNLGSPTNVEQCNGHEHSLSKKTTEDPEHATGQKRKTGEITPAPLSKRSRPSSARGKLRLSTTTLKASRRVSGENSPRAKLVLDADINTDTDSDMQKITLKDFLVSSSKQKVKGSESYHSNESNKHDEYDMKSHDDLEQSEKTTSNNFKSATCVGKKNKRKSTAGLTKCTMKKGEIDPEDLIGCRIKIWWPTDKKFYEGTIKSYDCLKKKHVILYDDGDVEILRLDKERWKLLDKGRKSTKKIKRLSLETFGRKHNGSPSKKKKKIVNDKQSPSKPVKPRKKYASKSDIHREEAKETSELSNHEETMTSKADEMNSGGSEVELASGSDEITTKGKKSNKKVRSVSKRKKLKKTKNFRNMGESDEDNQDYSERSSEDRESVPQYSSDERNADETTEASRENVNDEEESESEEDQDNSNEGDSPGETNKSHIEPSSSDDVSIADISDDAPLSKWKCQTGKKSSGKTR; from the exons ATGGCCGAAAAGGGTTACCTGCAACTGAAGGAGCTAGGATCCAAGCTCGATACCGTTCCATCTTCCAAAGACGCTCTCATCAAGCTcttgaag CAAGCAACCACATGCCTTGCGGAGTTGGATCAATCACCTTTGACTACAACACGGGATTCAATGAATCCCTTTTTTAATGCAATTGTTAAGCCAGCATTGCTGAACCACCAAGATAAAGATGTCAGACTTCTGGTTGCAACATGTATTAGTGAGATAACTCGGATCACCGCACCTGAAGCTCCTTATAATGATGAAATTTTAAAG GATACCTTTCGATTGACTGTGAGCACTTTTAGTGGTCTAAGTGATACTAGTGGTCTATCATTTGGACGGAGAGTTGTTATATTGGAGACTCTTGCAAAGTATAGGTCGTGTGTTGTGATGTTGGACCTTGAATGTGATGATTTGGTCTATGAAATATTCAGTACTTTTGTTGCAGTTGCCAG AGATGATCATCCAGAAAGTGTCCTGTCATCCATGCAAACTATAATGGTGGTTCTCTTAGAAGAGAGTGAGGATGTTCGCGAGGATCTGTTATCTATTTTACTCTCTACATTAGGCCGTGGAAATAAA GATGTTACTATGGCTGCAAGAAGACTTGCCATGAATGTCATACAGCAATGCATGGGAAGACTTGAACCCAGCATCAAACAACTTTTGCTATCGTTAATGTCTGGAGATAGCAAGCTAGTAAACAATCAAATTGAATACCATGGAATTATCTATGATCTGTATTGTTGTGCTCCTCAGATCCTATTTGGAGTTCTCCCTTATGTGACCGGAGAACTACTG ACTAACCAGTTGGAAACCCGTTTGAAAGCAATGAACCTGGTTGGCGATATGATTTCTATTCCCGGAACTTCCATTCCTGAAGCATTTCAGCCTATATTTTCAGAATTCTTAAAGAGGTTGTCTGATAGAGTTGTTGAGGTTCGCATGTCTGCCCTTGAGCATGTAAAGAACTGTCTGCTGTTGAATCCTTTTAGAGCCGAAGCTTCTCAAATATTAT CTGCCCTTTGCGAACGGCTGATGGATTTTGATGAAAATGTTCGAAAGCGTGTTGTGGCTGTTATATGTGATGTGGCATGTCATGCCCTAAATGCAATTCCACTTGAAACGATGAAATTTGTAGCGGAACGGCTTCGCGATAAATCT CTACTTGTTAAAAAGTATACTATGGAGAGGTTGGCTGAAGTGTATAGAGTTTATTGTGAGAAAAGCTGTGACATAGCCAATCTCAATGAATATTACTGGATTCCTGGGAAGATCATTAGATGTTTCTATGACAAAGATTTCAG ATCTGATATAATTGAATCTATTTTATGCGGATCCCTATTTCCAGTTGAGTTTTCAATTAGTGATATTGTTAAACATTGGGTTGGGATTTTCTCTGGTTTTGATAAAGTGGAGGTCAAGGCTCTTGAAAAGATATTAGAGCAGAAACAAAG GTTACAGCAAGAGATGCAGAAGTATCTGTCTCTGAGGCAGATGCATCAG GAAAGAGATGTTCCCGAGGTCCAGAAAAAGATTATTTTCTGTTTCAGAGTAATGTCCCATTTGTTTGCTGACCCCATAAAGGCTGAAGAGAGTTTCCAGATTCTCGATCAATTAAAAGATGCTAATATTTGGAAGATTTTGGCAAATCTTGTTGATCCAAATACTAGCCTCCATCAAGCACGCTCCTATCGG GATGGTATGCTTGCAATACTTGGCGTAAAACACCGTCTCTATGAATTTCTGAATACATTCTCTATGAAGTGCTCCTATGTGCTTTTCAACAAGGAGCATGTAAAAGAAATTTTTGTAGAAATAGTAGCTCAAAAATCTGCAGAGAATGCTCAGCGTACACAGTCTTGCATGAATTTATTGGTG ATAATTGCTCGTTTCTGTCCATTGCTTCTTAATGGCAGTGAGGGGGAACTGATGAATCTACTGAAGGATAACAATGACACTATTAAAGTAGGTGCTCTTAATGCTTTAGCTAAGGCCGGCGCTACTATTCGTAAACAACTTTCAGCCAAGTCAAG TTCGGTAGACCTTATGTTGGAGACATTATGTTTAGAAGGCAGTCGAAGGCAGGCAAAATATGCTGTCCATGCATTGGCTGCGATAACAAAGGATGACGGCCTCAAGTCTCTTTCTGTTCTATACAAG AAACTTGTAAATATGCTAGAAGAAAAAACACATCTGCCTGCAGTACTGCAGTCCCTGGGGTGTATAGCGCAGACCGCAATGCCTGTTTTTGAAACTAGAGAGAATGAGATTAAAGAATTTATAATAAACAAGCTTCTGAAAAGCGACGGT AAAGATCACACTAGAACATCTTGGGGTGATAAAAGCGATCTCTGTATGTTGAAG ATATATGGTATTAAAACCTTAGTAAAGAGCTACCTGCCTTTCAATGATGCTCATGTTCGTCTTGATATTGAGAGTCTTCTGGATATCCTTAGGAAGATGCTATCTTATGGTGAAATATCAAAAGACCTACAATCAAG TCCAGTTGATAAGGCTCATTTGAGGCTTGCTTCCGCAAAGGCTGTTATTCGTTTGTCAAGGGTTTGGGATCAAAAGATACCCGTTGATATTTTCTACTTAACTTTAAGGGTATCTGAG ATAAGCTTTCCTCAAGCTAAGAAGGTTTTTTTAAACAAAGTTCACCAATATGTTAAAGACCGCCTTTTGGATGCTAAATATGCATGTGCTTTCTTATACAACATATTTGGATCCAAGCCACATGAATTTGCAGAG GCTAAACAGAATCTGGCAGACATTATTCAAATGCTCTACCAGGCAAAGGCACGGCAAATTCCAGTGCAATCAGATTCAAGTTCTTTGACCATATACCCTGAATACATTCTTCCGTACCTCGTTCATACACTTGCTCATAACTCATGTCCCAGTGTTGAGGAGTGCAAGGATGTTGGAGCATATGATAATATATACCG GCAGTTGTACTTGATACTGTCAATATTACTTCAACGAGATGAAGGTGCCAGATCAGAAGTAACCACtaacaaagaaaaagaaatcatATCCACTATCACTTCAATCTTTAAGAGTATCAAACTCTCCGAAGATACGGTTGACACATCAAAGACAAAG ATTTCTCATACAATATGTGACCTTGGGTTAGCAATAACTAAACGATTAGTGCTGAAGGATGTTGATCTGCAAGAGTTGTCCCATTTGATGTCTCTACCTCCAATGCTATACAAAGCATTTGAGAAGAAGGAAGGAGGTGACACTATG GTAAGTGAAGTGAAAAGCTGGGTTGTGGATGATACCGCCTTGGCTCACTTTGAATCTCTTGAGCTAGAAATG GTCCAATCCCAATCAGCGGAGGATGAAGCTTCAAAGGATAATGAAGAAAACAAAATACCTTTGGGAGTGATGTTGAAGCAAATCAAATCTCAGAGAATTAATGGTAAAAAGGTGAAAAAGATTAAGTCTGTGCCAGCTGAAACAGAAAAGGTTGAAAATGATTTTTCTATCTTGAATACGGCCAGACAAACCAACTTGGACAACTTGGGGTCACCTACTAATGTTGAACAATGTAATGGTCATGAACATTCTTTAAGTAAGAAAACAACGGAGGATCCAGAGCATGCTACAGGTCAAAAAAGAAAAACCGGTGAAATAACACCTGCTCCACTGTCTAAACGTAGTAGGCCTTCCTCTGCTCGTGGTAAACTGAGATTGTCAACTACTACATTAAAGGCATCTCGAAGAGTATCAGGGGAAAACTCCCCTCGAGCAAAATTAGTGTTGGATGCAGATATTAACACTGATACAGATAGTGACATGCAGAAAATAACGCTCAAAGACTTCTTAGTGTCCTCATCAAAACAAAAGGTTAAGGGCTCGGAAAGCTATCACAGTAATGAGTCGAATAAACATGATGAATATGACATGAAG AGTCATGATGATTTGGAACAAAGTGAAAAGACTACAAGTAATAATTTCAAGTCAGCCACATGTGTTGGTAAGAAGAATAAAAGAAAAAGTACTGCAGGATTGACAAAG TGCACAATGAAGAAAGGTGAAATTGATCCTGAAGATCTAATTGGTTGCAGAATCAAAATTTGGTGGCCTACGGACAAGAA ATTTTATGAAGGAACTATCAAGTCTTATGATTGTTTAAAAAAGAAGCATGTG ATATTATATGATGATGGAGATGTAGAAATACTTCGTTTGGACAAGGAGCGCTGGAAGCTTTTGGACAAGGGTCGTAAATCTACTAAG AAGATAAAACGCTTATCACTTGAGAC TTTTGGGCGCAAACATAATGGTTCACCAagtaaaaagaaaaagaaaat AGTTAATGATAAACAATCTCCAAGCAAGCCTGTAAAACCTAGAAAAAAATATGCATCGAAAAGTGATATCCATCGGGAGGAGGCCAAAGAGACATCTGAGTTATCAAACCATGAAGAGACCATGACTTCCAAAGCTGATGAGATGAACTCAG GTGGTTCAGAAGTGGAACTGGCATCAGGGTCCGACGAAATCACAACAAAGGGGAAGAAATCTAACAAGAAAGTGAGATCAGTTTCCAAAAGAAAGAAGCTCAAGAAAACCAAGAACTTTCGTAATATGGGAGAATCAGATGAAGATAATCAGGATTATAGTGAGAGGAGTTCTGAAGATCGAGAGAGTGTCCCGCAATATAGCTCAGACGAGAGGAATGCGGATGAAACAACTGAAGCTTCGAGGGAAAATGTTAACGACGAAGAAGAATCGGAGTCTGAAGAGGATCAAGATAACAGCAACGAGGGTGATAGTCCTGGAGAAACAAATAAATCACATATAGAGCCATCAAGTTCTGATGACGTCAGCATTGCTGATATTTCTGACGACGCTCCTCTG AGCAAATGGAAGTGTCAAACGGGGAAGAAAAGTTCAGGAAAAACGCGATGA
- the LOC127138282 gene encoding sister chromatid cohesion protein PDS5 homolog A isoform X3, protein MAEKGYLQLKELGSKLDTVPSSKDALIKLLKQATTCLAELDQSPLTTTRDSMNPFFNAIVKPALLNHQDKDVRLLVATCISEITRITAPEAPYNDEILKDTFRLTVSTFSGLSDTSGLSFGRRVVILETLAKYRSCVVMLDLECDDLVYEIFSTFVAVARDDHPESVLSSMQTIMVVLLEESEDVREDLLSILLSTLGRGNKDVTMAARRLAMNVIQQCMGRLEPSIKQLLLSLMSGDSKLVNNQIEYHGIIYDLYCCAPQILFGVLPYVTGELLTNQLETRLKAMNLVGDMISIPGTSIPEAFQPIFSEFLKRLSDRVVEVRMSALEHVKNCLLLNPFRAEASQILSALCERLMDFDENVRKRVVAVICDVACHALNAIPLETMKFVAERLRDKSLLVKKYTMERLAEVYRVYCEKSCDIANLNEYYWIPGKIIRCFYDKDFRSDIIESILCGSLFPVEFSISDIVKHWVGIFSGFDKVEVKALEKILEQKQRLQQEMQKYLSLRQMHQERDVPEVQKKIIFCFRVMSHLFADPIKAEESFQILDQLKDANIWKILANLVDPNTSLHQARSYRDGMLAILGVKHRLYEFLNTFSMKCSYVLFNKEHVKEIFVEIVAQKSAENAQRTQSCMNLLVIIARFCPLLLNGSEGELMNLLKDNNDTIKVGALNALAKAGATIRKQLSAKSSSVDLMLETLCLEGSRRQAKYAVHALAAITKDDGLKSLSVLYKKLVNMLEEKTHLPAVLQSLGCIAQTAMPVFETRENEIKEFIINKLLKSDGKDHTRTSWGDKSDLCMLKIYGIKTLVKSYLPFNDAHVRLDIESLLDILRKMLSYGEISKDLQSSPVDKAHLRLASAKAVIRLSRVWDQKIPVDIFYLTLRVSEISFPQAKKVFLNKVHQYVKDRLLDAKYACAFLYNIFGSKPHEFAEAKQNLADIIQMLYQAKARQIPVQSDSSSLTIYPEYILPYLVHTLAHNSCPSVEECKDVGAYDNIYRQLYLILSILLQRDEGARSEVTTNKEKEIISTITSIFKSIKLSEDTVDTSKTKISHTICDLGLAITKRLVLKDVDLQELSHLMSLPPMLYKAFEKKEGGDTMQVSEVKSWVVDDTALAHFESLELEMVQSQSAEDEASKDNEENKIPLGVMLKQIKSQRINGKKVKKIKSVPAETEKVENDFSILNTARQTNLDNLGSPTNVEQCNGHEHSLSKKTTEDPEHATGQKRKTGEITPAPLSKRSRPSSARGKLRLSTTTLKASRRVSGENSPRAKLVLDADINTDTDSDMQKITLKDFLVSSSKQKVKGSESYHSNESNKHDEYDMKSHDDLEQSEKTTSNNFKSATCVGKKNKRKSTAGLTKCTMKKGEIDPEDLIGCRIKIWWPTDKKFYEGTIKSYDCLKKKHVILYDDGDVEILRLDKERWKLLDKGRKSTKKIKRLSLETFGRKHNGSPSKKKKKIVNDKQSPSKPVKPRKKYASKSDIHREEAKETSELSNHEETMTSKADEMNSGGSEVELASGSDEITTKGKKSNKKVRSVSKRKKLKKTKNFRNMGESDEDNQDYSERSSEDRESVPQYSSDERNADETTEASRENVNDEEESESEEDQDNSNEGDSPGETNKSHIEPSSSDDVSIADISDDAPLSKWKCQTGKKSSGKTR, encoded by the exons ATGGCCGAAAAGGGTTACCTGCAACTGAAGGAGCTAGGATCCAAGCTCGATACCGTTCCATCTTCCAAAGACGCTCTCATCAAGCTcttgaag CAAGCAACCACATGCCTTGCGGAGTTGGATCAATCACCTTTGACTACAACACGGGATTCAATGAATCCCTTTTTTAATGCAATTGTTAAGCCAGCATTGCTGAACCACCAAGATAAAGATGTCAGACTTCTGGTTGCAACATGTATTAGTGAGATAACTCGGATCACCGCACCTGAAGCTCCTTATAATGATGAAATTTTAAAG GATACCTTTCGATTGACTGTGAGCACTTTTAGTGGTCTAAGTGATACTAGTGGTCTATCATTTGGACGGAGAGTTGTTATATTGGAGACTCTTGCAAAGTATAGGTCGTGTGTTGTGATGTTGGACCTTGAATGTGATGATTTGGTCTATGAAATATTCAGTACTTTTGTTGCAGTTGCCAG AGATGATCATCCAGAAAGTGTCCTGTCATCCATGCAAACTATAATGGTGGTTCTCTTAGAAGAGAGTGAGGATGTTCGCGAGGATCTGTTATCTATTTTACTCTCTACATTAGGCCGTGGAAATAAA GATGTTACTATGGCTGCAAGAAGACTTGCCATGAATGTCATACAGCAATGCATGGGAAGACTTGAACCCAGCATCAAACAACTTTTGCTATCGTTAATGTCTGGAGATAGCAAGCTAGTAAACAATCAAATTGAATACCATGGAATTATCTATGATCTGTATTGTTGTGCTCCTCAGATCCTATTTGGAGTTCTCCCTTATGTGACCGGAGAACTACTG ACTAACCAGTTGGAAACCCGTTTGAAAGCAATGAACCTGGTTGGCGATATGATTTCTATTCCCGGAACTTCCATTCCTGAAGCATTTCAGCCTATATTTTCAGAATTCTTAAAGAGGTTGTCTGATAGAGTTGTTGAGGTTCGCATGTCTGCCCTTGAGCATGTAAAGAACTGTCTGCTGTTGAATCCTTTTAGAGCCGAAGCTTCTCAAATATTAT CTGCCCTTTGCGAACGGCTGATGGATTTTGATGAAAATGTTCGAAAGCGTGTTGTGGCTGTTATATGTGATGTGGCATGTCATGCCCTAAATGCAATTCCACTTGAAACGATGAAATTTGTAGCGGAACGGCTTCGCGATAAATCT CTACTTGTTAAAAAGTATACTATGGAGAGGTTGGCTGAAGTGTATAGAGTTTATTGTGAGAAAAGCTGTGACATAGCCAATCTCAATGAATATTACTGGATTCCTGGGAAGATCATTAGATGTTTCTATGACAAAGATTTCAG ATCTGATATAATTGAATCTATTTTATGCGGATCCCTATTTCCAGTTGAGTTTTCAATTAGTGATATTGTTAAACATTGGGTTGGGATTTTCTCTGGTTTTGATAAAGTGGAGGTCAAGGCTCTTGAAAAGATATTAGAGCAGAAACAAAG GTTACAGCAAGAGATGCAGAAGTATCTGTCTCTGAGGCAGATGCATCAG GAAAGAGATGTTCCCGAGGTCCAGAAAAAGATTATTTTCTGTTTCAGAGTAATGTCCCATTTGTTTGCTGACCCCATAAAGGCTGAAGAGAGTTTCCAGATTCTCGATCAATTAAAAGATGCTAATATTTGGAAGATTTTGGCAAATCTTGTTGATCCAAATACTAGCCTCCATCAAGCACGCTCCTATCGG GATGGTATGCTTGCAATACTTGGCGTAAAACACCGTCTCTATGAATTTCTGAATACATTCTCTATGAAGTGCTCCTATGTGCTTTTCAACAAGGAGCATGTAAAAGAAATTTTTGTAGAAATAGTAGCTCAAAAATCTGCAGAGAATGCTCAGCGTACACAGTCTTGCATGAATTTATTGGTG ATAATTGCTCGTTTCTGTCCATTGCTTCTTAATGGCAGTGAGGGGGAACTGATGAATCTACTGAAGGATAACAATGACACTATTAAAGTAGGTGCTCTTAATGCTTTAGCTAAGGCCGGCGCTACTATTCGTAAACAACTTTCAGCCAAGTCAAG TTCGGTAGACCTTATGTTGGAGACATTATGTTTAGAAGGCAGTCGAAGGCAGGCAAAATATGCTGTCCATGCATTGGCTGCGATAACAAAGGATGACGGCCTCAAGTCTCTTTCTGTTCTATACAAG AAACTTGTAAATATGCTAGAAGAAAAAACACATCTGCCTGCAGTACTGCAGTCCCTGGGGTGTATAGCGCAGACCGCAATGCCTGTTTTTGAAACTAGAGAGAATGAGATTAAAGAATTTATAATAAACAAGCTTCTGAAAAGCGACGGT AAAGATCACACTAGAACATCTTGGGGTGATAAAAGCGATCTCTGTATGTTGAAG ATATATGGTATTAAAACCTTAGTAAAGAGCTACCTGCCTTTCAATGATGCTCATGTTCGTCTTGATATTGAGAGTCTTCTGGATATCCTTAGGAAGATGCTATCTTATGGTGAAATATCAAAAGACCTACAATCAAG TCCAGTTGATAAGGCTCATTTGAGGCTTGCTTCCGCAAAGGCTGTTATTCGTTTGTCAAGGGTTTGGGATCAAAAGATACCCGTTGATATTTTCTACTTAACTTTAAGGGTATCTGAG ATAAGCTTTCCTCAAGCTAAGAAGGTTTTTTTAAACAAAGTTCACCAATATGTTAAAGACCGCCTTTTGGATGCTAAATATGCATGTGCTTTCTTATACAACATATTTGGATCCAAGCCACATGAATTTGCAGAG GCTAAACAGAATCTGGCAGACATTATTCAAATGCTCTACCAGGCAAAGGCACGGCAAATTCCAGTGCAATCAGATTCAAGTTCTTTGACCATATACCCTGAATACATTCTTCCGTACCTCGTTCATACACTTGCTCATAACTCATGTCCCAGTGTTGAGGAGTGCAAGGATGTTGGAGCATATGATAATATATACCG GCAGTTGTACTTGATACTGTCAATATTACTTCAACGAGATGAAGGTGCCAGATCAGAAGTAACCACtaacaaagaaaaagaaatcatATCCACTATCACTTCAATCTTTAAGAGTATCAAACTCTCCGAAGATACGGTTGACACATCAAAGACAAAG ATTTCTCATACAATATGTGACCTTGGGTTAGCAATAACTAAACGATTAGTGCTGAAGGATGTTGATCTGCAAGAGTTGTCCCATTTGATGTCTCTACCTCCAATGCTATACAAAGCATTTGAGAAGAAGGAAGGAGGTGACACTATG CAGGTAAGTGAAGTGAAAAGCTGGGTTGTGGATGATACCGCCTTGGCTCACTTTGAATCTCTTGAGCTAGAAATG GTCCAATCCCAATCAGCGGAGGATGAAGCTTCAAAGGATAATGAAGAAAACAAAATACCTTTGGGAGTGATGTTGAAGCAAATCAAATCTCAGAGAATTAATGGTAAAAAGGTGAAAAAGATTAAGTCTGTGCCAGCTGAAACAGAAAAGGTTGAAAATGATTTTTCTATCTTGAATACGGCCAGACAAACCAACTTGGACAACTTGGGGTCACCTACTAATGTTGAACAATGTAATGGTCATGAACATTCTTTAAGTAAGAAAACAACGGAGGATCCAGAGCATGCTACAGGTCAAAAAAGAAAAACCGGTGAAATAACACCTGCTCCACTGTCTAAACGTAGTAGGCCTTCCTCTGCTCGTGGTAAACTGAGATTGTCAACTACTACATTAAAGGCATCTCGAAGAGTATCAGGGGAAAACTCCCCTCGAGCAAAATTAGTGTTGGATGCAGATATTAACACTGATACAGATAGTGACATGCAGAAAATAACGCTCAAAGACTTCTTAGTGTCCTCATCAAAACAAAAGGTTAAGGGCTCGGAAAGCTATCACAGTAATGAGTCGAATAAACATGATGAATATGACATGAAG AGTCATGATGATTTGGAACAAAGTGAAAAGACTACAAGTAATAATTTCAAGTCAGCCACATGTGTTGGTAAGAAGAATAAAAGAAAAAGTACTGCAGGATTGACAAAG TGCACAATGAAGAAAGGTGAAATTGATCCTGAAGATCTAATTGGTTGCAGAATCAAAATTTGGTGGCCTACGGACAAGAA ATTTTATGAAGGAACTATCAAGTCTTATGATTGTTTAAAAAAGAAGCATGTG ATATTATATGATGATGGAGATGTAGAAATACTTCGTTTGGACAAGGAGCGCTGGAAGCTTTTGGACAAGGGTCGTAAATCTACTAAG AAGATAAAACGCTTATCACTTGAGAC TTTTGGGCGCAAACATAATGGTTCACCAagtaaaaagaaaaagaaaat AGTTAATGATAAACAATCTCCAAGCAAGCCTGTAAAACCTAGAAAAAAATATGCATCGAAAAGTGATATCCATCGGGAGGAGGCCAAAGAGACATCTGAGTTATCAAACCATGAAGAGACCATGACTTCCAAAGCTGATGAGATGAACTCAG GTGGTTCAGAAGTGGAACTGGCATCAGGGTCCGACGAAATCACAACAAAGGGGAAGAAATCTAACAAGAAAGTGAGATCAGTTTCCAAAAGAAAGAAGCTCAAGAAAACCAAGAACTTTCGTAATATGGGAGAATCAGATGAAGATAATCAGGATTATAGTGAGAGGAGTTCTGAAGATCGAGAGAGTGTCCCGCAATATAGCTCAGACGAGAGGAATGCGGATGAAACAACTGAAGCTTCGAGGGAAAATGTTAACGACGAAGAAGAATCGGAGTCTGAAGAGGATCAAGATAACAGCAACGAGGGTGATAGTCCTGGAGAAACAAATAAATCACATATAGAGCCATCAAGTTCTGATGACGTCAGCATTGCTGATATTTCTGACGACGCTCCTCTG AGCAAATGGAAGTGTCAAACGGGGAAGAAAAGTTCAGGAAAAACGCGATGA